Proteins from a genomic interval of Sulfurimonas sp. HSL3-2:
- a CDS encoding hemerythrin domain-containing protein, producing the protein MTIKDFMTHHHRGCDQLLVLTEDAVDKKDFTDAVVKYKDFKDETLKHFDIEESFLFPTFEEKSGMGGCGPTQVMRMEHEQVRMLLDKLDDALLQNESDRFFGLSESLMILLQQHNAKEEQMLYTMMQNLLSQQNDEIVERLMNYGR; encoded by the coding sequence ATGACAATAAAGGATTTTATGACACACCATCACCGTGGCTGTGATCAGCTTTTGGTGCTAACTGAAGATGCAGTCGATAAAAAAGATTTTACAGATGCAGTTGTAAAGTATAAAGATTTTAAAGATGAGACATTAAAACATTTTGATATCGAAGAGTCTTTTTTATTTCCAACGTTTGAAGAGAAAAGCGGTATGGGCGGATGCGGTCCTACACAGGTGATGAGGATGGAGCATGAGCAAGTGCGGATGCTGCTTGATAAACTCGATGATGCACTTTTACAAAACGAGAGCGACAGGTTCTTCGGTCTTAGCGAATCACTTATGATACTTTTGCAGCAGCATAATGCAAAAGAGGAGCAGATGCTCTATACAATGATGCAGAATCTTCTTTCTCAACAAAACGATGAGATAGTAGAGAGGCTGATGAACTATGGCAGATAA
- a CDS encoding sulfurtransferase TusA family protein produces MADKEIILDVSELEAPLPLLKGTQAIKNLQEGETLVFIHRMFPCKLQAQIDRFGLRSEIVKDVENYFEMRIYR; encoded by the coding sequence ATGGCAGATAAGGAGATCATTCTCGATGTAAGTGAGCTGGAAGCTCCTCTTCCTCTGCTCAAAGGCACGCAGGCGATCAAGAACCTTCAAGAGGGTGAGACATTGGTCTTCATCCACCGTATGTTTCCATGCAAGCTTCAAGCACAGATAGATAGGTTCGGACTGAGATCCGAGATAGTAAAAGATGTAGAGAACTATTTTGAGATGAGGATATACCGATAA
- a CDS encoding Crp/Fnr family transcriptional regulator, which produces MQLDKFWFFESLSDTDLKELKNITIKKSYKKGDILFYADDKPRFLHLLADGTVKLYKHDFKDNEVVLHNLNAPNLIAEIANFEEIPYPANCSFESDGEIYLIDYEKFKEKFLSKSEIAMVFIKSLTKKIKALESFINYSITTDSYTKIIRFLSENENKLKNIKQVKIASILNISPETLSRNITKLKKEKIIDKEDGYIKIIDHQRLQELL; this is translated from the coding sequence ATGCAATTAGATAAATTCTGGTTTTTTGAATCACTGAGCGATACCGATTTAAAAGAGCTAAAAAATATAACGATCAAAAAGAGTTATAAAAAAGGAGATATCCTTTTCTATGCGGATGATAAACCGCGATTTCTTCATCTTCTTGCAGATGGAACCGTAAAGCTTTATAAACACGACTTTAAAGACAATGAAGTGGTCTTACATAACCTTAATGCTCCAAACCTCATAGCCGAGATAGCCAACTTTGAAGAGATACCCTACCCTGCGAACTGTTCATTTGAAAGTGACGGCGAGATCTATCTTATCGATTATGAAAAATTCAAAGAGAAGTTTTTAAGTAAAAGTGAAATAGCGATGGTCTTTATCAAGTCACTGACAAAAAAGATCAAAGCACTTGAGAGCTTCATAAACTACTCCATAACAACAGACAGTTACACAAAGATCATAAGATTTTTATCTGAAAATGAAAACAAACTCAAGAATATAAAACAGGTAAAGATAGCCTCTATATTAAATATCTCGCCCGAGACACTCTCTAGAAATATAACAAAACTAAAAAAAGAGAAGATAATAGATAAAGAGGACGGTTATATAAAGATCATAGACCATCAAAGACTCCAGGAGTTACTATAA
- a CDS encoding EAL domain-containing protein: protein MEIALLKSKDKNNVNVVAYSSNEILSKDEILYNLQSKNKIIETDVKDCKVQLLKRFFTDPLTGFPNLYQLRRDMQDLEDSTYICVALDNFQVINDFYGFVVGDYLLEQMALKLKSSIKNSKVYRISGAEFGVLIDEIMDFYALKNYLKELTEMLKNSSFEYQNNLIYTDVTLASSAGRNFENLFSKVNMALKYAKQMKLPFWIYEDRMNFENEYEQNLITSYKIRKSIENSGVIPYFQPIISNETGKVARFESLARLIDENGNILSPIQFIPIAKTIKVYNIVTKTIIEKTFDIFKDNDYEFSVNLSIEDIMSEEIYSFIIESLKNYNMGNRVTFELLESEAIIDYNKVTRFMTEVKRFGAKLAIDDFGSGYSNFSYLTKIQVDYIKIDGMLIKDIDVCKNSRMITQTIVEFAKKMGIKTIAEHVHSSTVESVVKELGIDYSQGYFIDEPLPKLPYM from the coding sequence GAAATAGCACTTTTAAAGTCAAAAGACAAAAATAACGTAAATGTCGTTGCATACAGCTCAAATGAGATACTTTCAAAAGATGAGATACTTTATAATTTACAAAGTAAAAATAAAATAATCGAAACCGATGTAAAAGACTGTAAAGTACAGCTTTTAAAGAGGTTCTTTACCGATCCGCTTACAGGTTTCCCGAATCTTTATCAGCTCAGACGTGATATGCAGGATCTTGAAGACAGTACATATATCTGTGTCGCTTTGGACAATTTTCAGGTCATAAACGATTTTTACGGCTTTGTAGTAGGAGACTATCTGCTGGAGCAGATGGCTTTAAAGTTGAAAAGCAGTATAAAAAACTCTAAAGTCTATAGGATATCAGGTGCTGAATTTGGTGTTTTGATCGATGAGATAATGGATTTTTACGCTTTGAAAAACTATCTTAAAGAGTTGACGGAGATGTTGAAAAACTCATCATTCGAGTATCAAAACAATCTGATCTATACGGATGTAACGTTGGCTTCCTCAGCAGGCAGAAATTTTGAAAATCTTTTTTCTAAAGTAAATATGGCTTTAAAATATGCCAAGCAGATGAAGCTGCCTTTTTGGATATATGAAGACAGAATGAACTTTGAGAATGAGTATGAGCAAAACCTTATCACCTCATACAAGATCCGAAAATCAATAGAAAACTCCGGTGTTATCCCTTATTTTCAGCCTATCATATCGAATGAGACGGGTAAAGTCGCGAGATTTGAGTCTCTTGCAAGACTTATTGATGAAAATGGAAACATACTCTCTCCGATCCAGTTCATTCCCATAGCAAAAACCATAAAAGTCTATAATATCGTTACTAAGACCATCATCGAAAAGACATTTGATATCTTTAAAGACAATGATTATGAATTTAGTGTAAATCTTTCGATCGAAGATATTATGAGTGAAGAGATATACAGCTTTATCATAGAGAGTTTGAAAAACTATAACATGGGTAACCGTGTGACATTCGAACTTTTAGAATCGGAAGCGATAATCGACTATAATAAAGTAACAAGGTTTATGACCGAAGTGAAACGCTTTGGTGCAAAACTGGCAATAGATGATTTTGGAAGCGGATACTCTAACTTTTCATATCTGACAAAGATACAGGTCGATTATATAAAAATAGACGGGATGCTTATAAAAGATATCGATGTTTGTAAAAACTCAAGGATGATAACTCAGACTATTGTAGAGTTCGCGAAGAAGATGGGGATCAAGACGATCGCTGAACACGTACATTCAAGTACGGTAGAGTCTGTAGTCAAAGAGCTCGGTATCGACTACTCGCAAGGTTACTTTATAGATGAACCTCTGCCAAAACTTCCTTACATGTAA
- a CDS encoding arsenate reductase ArsC — protein sequence MSQKKHVLILCTGNSCRSIMAEALINAKLGECVKAQSSGVKASGKVNPNAQKLLTDNGYWREEYHSKVIDTVLDTAFDLVVTVCDNAKETCPMFPKAVKTIHVGFEDPSGKEYAEYEKTLKLLEDELLPVIKKELC from the coding sequence ATGAGTCAAAAAAAACATGTTCTTATTCTTTGTACAGGTAACAGTTGCCGTTCTATCATGGCTGAAGCGCTTATAAATGCTAAACTTGGCGAGTGTGTCAAAGCACAGAGTTCAGGCGTTAAAGCAAGCGGAAAAGTAAATCCGAACGCACAAAAACTACTGACTGACAACGGATACTGGAGAGAAGAATATCATTCTAAAGTAATCGACACTGTCTTAGATACGGCATTTGACCTTGTAGTGACTGTATGCGATAATGCAAAAGAGACCTGCCCTATGTTTCCTAAAGCTGTTAAGACCATACATGTAGGATTTGAAGATCCAAGCGGTAAAGAGTATGCAGAGTATGAAAAGACTTTAAAACTTCTAGAGGATGAACTGCTTCCTGTTATCAAAAAAGAGCTTTGTTAA